One Mycobacteroides abscessus ATCC 19977 genomic window carries:
- the leuC gene encoding 3-isopropylmalate dehydratase large subunit, whose translation MMTSVQQPRTLAEKVWDSHVVVRGTGEGEAREPDLIYIDLHLVHEVTSPQAFDGLRLAGRQVRRPDLTIATEDHNVPTIDIDKPIADPVSRTQVETLRKNCEEFGIRLHPMGDAEQGIVHVVGPQLGLTQPGTTVVCGDSHTSTHGAFGALAMGIGTSEVEHVLATQTLPLRPFRTMAINIDGSLPTGVTSKDVILAVIAKIGTGGGQGYVLEYRGQAVEEMSMEARMTMCNMSIEAGARAGMVAPDETTYAYLKDRPHAPKGQLWDAAVAEWDSLRTDEGAQFDAEVHIDASTLTPFVTWGTNPGQGVPLGADVPDPELMADEEERLAAEKALTYMDLTPGTPMREIPVDTVFVGSCTNGRIEDLRAVADVLRDRKVAAGVTMLIVPGSMRVRAQAESEGLGEIFAAAGAQWRQAGCSMCLGMNPDQLSPGQRCASTSNRNFEGRQGKGGRTHLVSPAVAAATAVRGKLSSPADLAKSVK comes from the coding sequence ATGATGACTAGTGTCCAACAGCCCAGGACCCTGGCAGAGAAGGTCTGGGACTCCCACGTAGTGGTACGCGGAACCGGTGAGGGTGAGGCGCGCGAGCCCGATCTCATCTATATCGACCTGCACTTGGTGCACGAGGTGACCAGTCCGCAGGCATTCGATGGTCTTCGGCTCGCTGGGCGCCAGGTGCGCCGGCCGGACCTGACGATCGCGACCGAAGACCACAATGTGCCGACGATCGACATCGACAAGCCGATCGCCGATCCGGTGTCCCGCACCCAGGTTGAGACCCTTCGGAAGAACTGCGAAGAATTCGGCATCCGCCTGCATCCCATGGGGGATGCCGAGCAGGGCATCGTGCACGTGGTCGGTCCGCAGCTGGGATTGACGCAGCCGGGTACCACGGTGGTGTGTGGCGACAGCCACACCTCCACGCATGGCGCGTTCGGGGCGCTGGCGATGGGTATTGGGACGTCCGAAGTGGAGCATGTGCTGGCCACGCAGACCTTGCCGTTGAGGCCATTTCGGACCATGGCGATCAACATCGATGGCAGCCTGCCGACCGGTGTCACCAGCAAGGACGTTATTTTGGCCGTCATCGCCAAGATCGGCACCGGCGGGGGGCAGGGGTATGTCCTGGAGTATCGCGGGCAGGCCGTCGAGGAGATGTCGATGGAGGCCCGAATGACTATGTGCAATATGTCTATTGAGGCGGGTGCCCGGGCGGGAATGGTCGCGCCCGACGAGACGACATATGCCTATCTGAAGGACCGTCCGCACGCCCCCAAGGGGCAGCTGTGGGATGCCGCTGTGGCCGAATGGGACTCGTTGCGCACCGACGAGGGTGCCCAGTTCGACGCCGAAGTACACATTGATGCCAGTACTTTGACGCCCTTCGTCACCTGGGGCACCAATCCCGGGCAGGGGGTGCCTCTGGGCGCTGACGTGCCCGATCCTGAGCTGATGGCCGACGAGGAAGAGCGGCTGGCGGCCGAGAAGGCGCTGACCTACATGGATCTCACTCCGGGTACCCCCATGCGTGAGATCCCGGTGGACACCGTGTTCGTCGGGTCCTGCACCAACGGGCGGATCGAGGACCTACGGGCCGTCGCGGACGTGCTGCGGGACCGGAAGGTGGCCGCAGGGGTCACCATGCTCATCGTTCCCGGCTCGATGAGGGTGCGTGCACAGGCCGAATCCGAGGGGCTGGGCGAGATTTTCGCCGCCGCCGGTGCCCAATGGCGCCAGGCGGGCTGTTCGATGTGCCTGGGCATGAACCCCGACCAGCTTTCCCCGGGTCAGCGGTGTGCGTCGACGTCGAA
- a CDS encoding IclR family transcriptional regulator, with the protein MRQHSGIGVLDKAVQVLTAIGDSPCGLAELCERTGLPRATAHRLAAGLEVHRLLSRDGDGQWQLGAGLTELAAHVNDPLLSASAQVLPKLREITGESVQLYRREGTVRICVAALEPPAGLRDTVPVGSRLPMSAGSGAKVLLAHSDPGTQAAVLPGATFTERALADVRKRGWAQSAAEREAGVASVSAPVRDRHGNVIAAISVSGPIDRMGRRPGARWAADLVAASEAITARL; encoded by the coding sequence GTGAGACAGCATAGCGGCATCGGCGTCCTCGACAAAGCGGTGCAGGTCCTGACCGCCATAGGCGACTCGCCCTGCGGGCTCGCGGAATTGTGCGAACGCACGGGTCTCCCCCGCGCCACCGCACACCGGCTTGCGGCAGGGCTGGAGGTGCACCGACTCTTATCCCGCGACGGTGACGGGCAGTGGCAGCTCGGCGCGGGGCTTACCGAACTCGCAGCGCATGTCAACGATCCACTCCTGAGTGCCAGCGCCCAGGTGCTCCCCAAGCTGCGCGAAATCACGGGCGAGAGCGTGCAGCTGTACCGACGAGAAGGCACCGTGCGCATATGTGTGGCGGCTCTCGAACCGCCGGCGGGGCTTCGTGACACCGTGCCGGTCGGCTCGCGGCTGCCGATGTCGGCCGGATCGGGCGCCAAAGTATTACTTGCCCACAGTGATCCAGGCACGCAGGCGGCAGTGCTGCCCGGCGCGACGTTCACCGAGCGCGCTCTTGCCGATGTGCGCAAGCGCGGTTGGGCGCAGAGCGCGGCCGAGCGCGAGGCCGGGGTCGCCAGCGTTTCGGCACCTGTTCGCGATCGGCACGGCAATGTCATTGCGGCAATATCGGTTTCCGGCCCCATCGACCGGATGGGCCGACGGCCCGGGGCACGCTGGGCCGCCGATCTCGTTGCCGCCTCCGAGGCGATAACGGCCCGGCTTTAA
- a CDS encoding pyridoxamine 5'-phosphate oxidase family protein, with protein MGSNQRSQIVMSDEEITEFINNSRTTTMATVGADGQPHLVAMWYAVLNGEVWFETKAKSQKVVNLKRNPTITCLIEDGLTYDTLRGVSIEGRAEIVEDPDVLFQVGISVFERYTAPYTEEMKPFVEQMLNKRIAVRVRPTRVRSWDHRKLGLPAMPLGGSTAPQQ; from the coding sequence ATGGGAAGCAACCAGCGCTCGCAGATCGTCATGTCCGACGAAGAGATCACCGAGTTCATCAACAACTCACGCACCACCACCATGGCCACCGTCGGTGCCGACGGACAGCCGCACTTGGTGGCCATGTGGTACGCGGTGCTCAACGGCGAGGTGTGGTTCGAGACCAAGGCCAAGTCGCAGAAGGTGGTCAACCTCAAGCGCAATCCCACTATCACGTGTCTCATCGAGGACGGTCTCACCTACGACACCCTGCGCGGAGTCTCCATCGAGGGCCGGGCCGAGATCGTCGAGGATCCGGATGTGCTGTTCCAGGTCGGCATCAGTGTCTTCGAGCGCTACACCGCCCCATACACAGAGGAGATGAAGCCCTTTGTGGAGCAGATGCTCAACAAGCGCATCGCGGTCCGGGTACGTCCTACCCGGGTTCGGTCGTGGGATCATCGCAAGCTCGGACTGCCCGCGATGCCGCTGGGCGGGTCAACGGCCCCACAGCAGTAG
- the gltX gene encoding glutamate--tRNA ligase, which yields MSNTKIRVRFCPSPTGTPHVGLIRTALFNWAYARHCGGDFVFRIEDTDAGRDSEESYLAILDALRWLGLDWDEGPEVGGPYEPYRQSQRKELHREVVRKLLEAGEAYEAFSTAEEVEARHLAAGRNPKLGYDNYDRDLTEEQRAAFRAEGRDPVVRLRMPDHDITWNDLVRGETTFAAGVVPDFALTRGNGDPLYTLVNPVDDALMKITHVLRGEDLLPSTPRQIALYEAMIRIGVTDSIPAFAHLPSVLGEGTKKLSKRDPQSNLFLHRDRGFIPEGLLNYLALLGWSIADDHDIFSLAEMVTAFDVTDVNSNPARFDQKKADAINAEHIRLLAPEEFVTRLRTYFAAHGHELGLDESAFAVAADLVQTRIVVLGDAWGLLKFLNDDAYAIDPGAARKELGEASLPVLDAAIGALESLEAWTTPAIEGALKSALIEGLELKPRKAFGPLRVAVTGATVSPPLFESMELLGSGRTLTRLRNARSWENGVGDQTDSG from the coding sequence GTGAGTAACACGAAAATCCGGGTACGTTTCTGCCCGTCGCCGACGGGCACGCCGCACGTCGGCCTGATTCGCACCGCACTGTTCAACTGGGCGTATGCGCGACACTGCGGTGGGGACTTCGTGTTCCGCATCGAAGACACCGATGCCGGACGCGACAGTGAGGAGAGCTACCTGGCGATCCTGGATGCCTTGCGATGGCTGGGGCTGGACTGGGACGAAGGGCCGGAGGTCGGCGGACCCTACGAGCCCTACCGACAGTCACAGCGTAAGGAGCTGCATCGGGAGGTGGTGCGCAAGCTCCTGGAGGCGGGGGAGGCCTATGAGGCATTCTCCACGGCGGAGGAAGTCGAAGCCCGCCATCTTGCCGCGGGACGCAATCCCAAACTGGGCTATGACAACTATGACCGTGATCTCACCGAGGAGCAGCGCGCGGCATTCCGTGCGGAGGGACGCGATCCCGTCGTCCGGCTGCGGATGCCCGATCACGACATCACCTGGAACGACTTGGTGCGCGGCGAGACCACCTTCGCGGCGGGTGTGGTGCCTGATTTTGCGCTGACCCGCGGTAACGGGGATCCGTTGTACACCTTGGTGAACCCGGTCGACGACGCGTTGATGAAGATCACCCATGTGCTGCGCGGCGAGGACCTGCTGCCCTCGACACCGCGGCAGATCGCTTTGTACGAGGCCATGATCCGGATCGGAGTGACCGACTCGATACCGGCCTTCGCGCACCTGCCGTCGGTGCTGGGGGAGGGCACGAAGAAGCTGTCCAAGCGTGATCCGCAGTCCAACCTGTTTCTTCATCGCGATCGCGGATTCATTCCCGAGGGTCTGCTGAATTACCTTGCCCTGCTGGGGTGGTCGATCGCCGATGATCACGACATCTTCTCACTTGCCGAGATGGTCACCGCCTTCGATGTCACCGATGTCAACTCGAATCCGGCGCGATTCGACCAGAAGAAGGCCGATGCCATCAACGCCGAGCACATCCGGCTGTTGGCGCCGGAGGAGTTCGTGACCCGGCTGCGCACGTACTTCGCCGCGCATGGGCACGAGCTCGGGCTCGACGAGAGCGCCTTCGCGGTGGCGGCGGATCTGGTGCAGACGCGCATCGTGGTGCTGGGCGACGCCTGGGGGCTGCTGAAGTTCCTCAACGACGACGCGTACGCGATCGACCCGGGCGCGGCCCGCAAGGAACTCGGAGAGGCCTCGTTGCCTGTCCTGGACGCCGCAATCGGTGCGCTGGAGTCACTCGAGGCGTGGACCACCCCTGCCATCGAGGGTGCGCTCAAGAGCGCACTCATCGAAGGGCTCGAGCTCAAACCGCGGAAGGCTTTCGGCCCGCTGCGTGTCGCGGTTACGGGTGCAACGGTGAGCCCGCCGCTGTTCGAATCGATGGAGCTGCTGGGTTCCGGGCGCACCCTGACACGGCTGAGAAACGCTCGGAGCTGGGAAAATGGGGTGGGTGACCAGACCGATTCGGGTTAA
- a CDS encoding fumarylacetoacetate hydrolase family protein, translating into MRLGRIASPDGVAFVSIEGEDGREESAIAREIAEHPFGTPTFTGRQWPLADVRLLAPILASKVVAMGKNYAAHAAEMGGDPPESPVIFIKPNTSIIGPGLPIQLPPSATEVHHEGELAIVIGRPCKDVPAARAAENILGYTIGNDVSARDHQRADGQWTRAKGHDTFCPLGPWIVTDLDPADLEIRTEVNGQVRQRSRTSLLLHDVGAIVEWVSAVMTLLPGDVILTGTPEGVGPIVDGDTVSVTIEGIGTLSNPVVRKAK; encoded by the coding sequence ATGCGCCTAGGACGTATTGCCAGCCCAGACGGTGTCGCCTTCGTAAGTATCGAAGGAGAAGACGGCAGAGAAGAATCAGCGATCGCCCGCGAGATCGCCGAGCATCCCTTCGGCACCCCCACTTTTACCGGACGGCAGTGGCCGCTCGCGGATGTCCGGCTGCTGGCACCCATCCTGGCGAGCAAGGTTGTCGCGATGGGCAAGAACTACGCCGCCCACGCCGCCGAAATGGGTGGCGACCCGCCCGAGTCGCCGGTGATCTTCATCAAGCCGAATACCTCCATCATCGGGCCGGGCCTGCCGATCCAGCTGCCGCCCAGCGCAACCGAGGTGCATCACGAAGGCGAATTGGCCATCGTGATCGGTCGGCCGTGTAAGGACGTGCCCGCCGCGCGTGCCGCGGAGAACATCCTGGGGTACACGATCGGCAACGACGTGTCCGCCCGCGACCATCAACGCGCCGACGGTCAGTGGACCAGGGCCAAGGGACACGACACGTTTTGCCCACTGGGGCCGTGGATCGTCACCGACCTCGATCCGGCGGACCTCGAGATTCGTACCGAGGTCAACGGGCAGGTCAGGCAGCGCAGCAGAACCTCCTTGCTATTGCATGATGTCGGAGCGATCGTGGAATGGGTCTCCGCGGTGATGACCCTGCTACCCGGGGATGTCATTCTCACCGGGACTCCCGAGGGCGTCGGGCCCATTGTCGACGGGGACACCGTGAGCGTCACTATCGAAGGTATCGGAACCCTGTCCAATCCCGTTGTGCGGAAGGCGAAGTAA
- a CDS encoding TetR/AcrR family transcriptional regulator: MPSRTYGGATSGERRARRRAALLDAALDLVAGSGVKGLTVRGVCAEARLNDRYFYESFRSTDELVLAMLDEQMLAGSATIIEAIAKSSTSKDPVVRTRAAVGSGLRFLTADPRRGRLLVESQATEGLAARRRDLVKTLAQVMADQGRVLLPADDALDPDLDLATFTLVSGGLDLVTTWFRGELDITRDRLEDFLVALVTRANIRADQHEDSGEAAKPGN, translated from the coding sequence ATGCCATCCCGGACCTACGGCGGCGCCACATCCGGCGAACGACGCGCGCGACGACGCGCGGCGCTGCTGGATGCCGCGCTGGACCTGGTCGCCGGCAGTGGCGTCAAGGGGCTGACGGTGCGTGGGGTGTGTGCCGAGGCTCGACTCAACGATCGGTATTTCTACGAGAGCTTCCGAAGCACCGACGAACTGGTGTTGGCGATGCTCGACGAGCAGATGCTCGCGGGCTCGGCAACCATCATCGAGGCCATAGCCAAGAGCTCGACATCCAAGGATCCGGTGGTGCGCACTCGCGCAGCCGTGGGCAGTGGGCTGAGATTCCTTACCGCCGATCCCCGCCGGGGACGGCTGCTGGTCGAGTCGCAGGCCACCGAGGGTCTGGCCGCGCGTCGGCGCGATCTGGTCAAGACGCTGGCACAGGTGATGGCCGATCAGGGGCGTGTGCTGTTGCCGGCCGATGATGCGCTGGATCCCGATCTCGACCTGGCCACGTTCACCTTGGTCTCGGGAGGGCTGGACCTCGTCACCACCTGGTTTCGCGGTGAGCTCGACATCACCCGGGACCGGTTGGAGGATTTCCTGGTGGCGTTGGTCACGCGCGCGAACATCCGCGCCGACCAACATGAGGACTCCGGGGAAGCCGCAAAGCCTGGCAACTAG
- a CDS encoding oxygenase MpaB family protein: protein MGSKMASNWQKLPNPPQLREFPFNVFARFLPGRDIRATAEQRESFRRFAHAGDPLADAVVAMFARFPVGQGRRMFETAIEEGIDAVENPPEELVAFFEQIDARPYWLDDKKLELAARVSMRTGVVGLGLALPGLALTGGYLSSRADKPLVGTGNLQAMAPRRLNETAQWLIDVTSPGGLDRFSPGFKGIPRVRLMHALVRAAMNRRDDWDYEAWDSPVNQIQLAGTLMLFSLANLAGCQAMGMSFSDSERESVFHFWRYVGLLMGIHPELVPTSEEDTWRLFWLEADTEFLPDDDSYALTQALHASIPGEPVFMRLSRTYLSSYSRLILGKTNADRLGLPDNKPMQAAVVGTSVMNWFFERRNVLPGMTRISEEIGQFARRQIVSQGMSQSGGDRTYRRHDNLATAS, encoded by the coding sequence ATGGGGTCAAAGATGGCTTCGAACTGGCAGAAGCTGCCCAACCCGCCGCAACTGCGCGAATTCCCGTTCAACGTGTTCGCCCGCTTCCTCCCGGGTCGCGATATTCGTGCCACCGCTGAGCAGCGGGAGTCATTCCGCCGCTTCGCGCATGCCGGGGACCCCCTTGCGGACGCGGTCGTCGCGATGTTCGCCCGCTTCCCCGTGGGACAGGGGCGGCGCATGTTCGAAACCGCCATCGAAGAGGGCATCGACGCGGTCGAGAACCCGCCCGAAGAACTCGTCGCCTTCTTCGAACAGATCGATGCCCGGCCGTACTGGCTGGATGACAAGAAACTCGAACTGGCCGCGCGCGTCAGCATGCGCACGGGCGTGGTGGGCCTGGGCCTGGCCCTGCCCGGTCTCGCGCTGACCGGCGGCTACCTGTCGTCCCGTGCCGACAAACCCCTCGTCGGCACGGGCAATCTGCAGGCGATGGCTCCGCGCAGGCTCAATGAGACCGCGCAATGGCTCATCGACGTCACCTCCCCCGGCGGCCTAGATCGATTCTCGCCCGGGTTCAAGGGAATCCCACGCGTGCGCCTCATGCATGCGTTGGTGCGCGCCGCGATGAACCGGCGGGACGATTGGGATTATGAGGCCTGGGACAGCCCCGTCAATCAGATCCAACTCGCCGGGACACTCATGCTGTTTTCACTGGCAAACCTGGCGGGCTGTCAAGCCATGGGCATGAGCTTCTCCGACAGCGAGCGCGAGTCGGTGTTCCATTTCTGGCGATACGTGGGCCTGCTCATGGGAATTCATCCCGAGCTCGTACCTACCAGCGAGGAAGACACCTGGCGGCTGTTCTGGCTGGAAGCCGATACCGAGTTCCTGCCGGACGACGATTCATACGCACTCACCCAGGCCCTGCACGCCTCGATCCCCGGCGAGCCGGTGTTCATGCGGCTCTCTCGCACCTACCTGTCCTCATACAGCCGGCTCATTCTCGGCAAGACCAACGCCGATCGCTTAGGCCTGCCCGACAACAAACCGATGCAAGCCGCCGTCGTGGGAACCTCGGTGATGAACTGGTTTTTCGAGCGCCGCAACGTGCTGCCCGGAATGACGCGCATCAGCGAGGAGATCGGCCAGTTCGCGCGGCGCCAGATCGTCTCGCAGGGCATGTCGCAATCAGGCGGGGATCGCACCTATCGACGACACGACAATCTCGCCACCGCGAGCTAG
- a CDS encoding MFS transporter translates to MVTMVHVDEVGTARRWAMLAIALGSTAGANVFINGVAFLIPALHAERGLDLANAGLLSAMPSFGMVLTLIAWGALIDKFGERIALVSGLALTAVAAFAAAESPSLTVTGAFLLLGGAAAAACNSASGRVVVGWFPPHQRGTVMGIRQMAQPLGVAAGALVIPRIAEGHGVATALLFPAIVCAVSSAVCLVGIIDPPRPPRSEAPEEHLANPYRGSRVLWLIHGVSVLLVVPQVVVWTFTLVWLVTDRGWSIGAASVMVTVAQLVGALGRVAAGMWSDRWGSRMRPIRAIAAAASATMALLAVTNQLDWSVSVVVMLVASVITVSDNGLAYTSIAEIAGPFWSGRALGAQNTGQLLAAAVAPPIFGAIAAAAGFSAAFAVCALFPLAAVGLVPVKLERPAP, encoded by the coding sequence ATGGTGACCATGGTTCACGTCGATGAGGTTGGTACAGCACGCCGTTGGGCGATGCTGGCCATTGCTTTGGGGTCCACCGCTGGAGCGAATGTCTTCATCAACGGTGTGGCGTTCCTCATCCCGGCCCTGCACGCCGAGCGTGGACTCGACCTGGCCAACGCGGGGCTGCTGTCCGCCATGCCGAGCTTCGGCATGGTCTTGACGCTCATCGCCTGGGGGGCACTCATCGACAAATTCGGTGAGCGCATCGCGTTGGTGAGCGGCCTGGCGCTGACCGCCGTGGCCGCGTTCGCGGCCGCGGAATCCCCGTCGCTGACCGTGACTGGCGCATTCCTGCTGCTGGGTGGGGCGGCCGCGGCCGCCTGCAACTCAGCCAGTGGACGCGTGGTGGTCGGGTGGTTCCCACCCCACCAGCGCGGGACGGTCATGGGTATCCGCCAGATGGCGCAACCGCTGGGCGTCGCGGCCGGTGCGCTCGTCATCCCGCGCATTGCCGAGGGTCACGGCGTCGCGACCGCACTGCTCTTTCCCGCGATCGTGTGCGCGGTGTCTTCAGCGGTGTGTCTGGTCGGCATCATCGACCCGCCGCGGCCGCCCCGTTCGGAGGCACCCGAGGAACATCTGGCCAATCCCTACCGCGGGTCACGCGTGCTGTGGCTGATTCACGGGGTGTCGGTGCTGTTGGTGGTCCCTCAGGTGGTCGTGTGGACCTTCACGCTGGTATGGCTGGTCACCGACAGGGGCTGGAGCATCGGCGCGGCCAGCGTGATGGTGACGGTGGCGCAACTGGTCGGTGCGCTTGGCCGGGTCGCCGCCGGAATGTGGTCCGACCGTTGGGGTTCGCGGATGAGGCCGATCCGGGCCATCGCCGCGGCCGCATCGGCGACCATGGCGTTGCTGGCCGTCACCAACCAACTCGATTGGTCCGTCAGCGTCGTCGTCATGCTGGTGGCTTCGGTGATCACCGTGTCGGACAACGGGCTTGCCTACACCTCGATCGCCGAGATCGCCGGACCATTCTGGAGCGGCCGCGCCCTGGGTGCCCAGAACACCGGCCAGCTGCTGGCCGCTGCCGTGGCGCCGCCAATATTCGGAGCCATTGCCGCGGCGGCGGGATTCTCCGCGGCATTCGCCGTGTGTGCGCTGTTCCCGCTGGCAGCAGTCGGTTTGGTGCCGGTGAAGTTGGAGCGGCCGGCCCCCTAA
- a CDS encoding 3-isopropylmalate dehydrogenase, giving the protein MTKLAIIAGDGIGPEVIGEAVKVLDAVLPGVDKTEYDLGARRYLATGELMPDSVLDELRGHDAILLGAIGDPAVPSGVLERGLLLNTRFALDHHINLRPAKLYPGVTGPLAGNPAIDLVVVREGTEGPYTGNGGAIRVDTPHEVATEVSLNTRFGVERVVRNAFERAEARSKNLTLVHKNNVLKYAGTLWTRTVNEVAAEYPDVQVSYQHIDAATIHMVTDPGRFDVIVTDNLFGDIITDLTAAVTGGIGLAASGNIDGSGKNPSMFEPVHGSAPDIAGQGIADPTAAIVSVSLLLDHLGETEAAARVERAVEQHLATRGEEKLSTSATGDRIASFL; this is encoded by the coding sequence ATGACCAAACTCGCGATCATCGCCGGTGATGGCATCGGTCCTGAGGTCATCGGCGAGGCCGTGAAGGTGCTGGATGCGGTACTGCCGGGCGTCGACAAGACCGAATACGACTTGGGTGCTCGCCGCTACCTGGCGACCGGCGAGCTGATGCCCGACTCGGTGCTCGATGAGCTACGCGGACACGACGCCATTCTGCTTGGCGCCATTGGCGATCCGGCGGTCCCCAGCGGTGTGTTGGAGCGGGGGCTGCTGTTGAACACCCGCTTCGCGCTGGACCACCACATCAATCTGCGACCGGCCAAGCTGTACCCCGGTGTCACCGGCCCGCTGGCGGGGAACCCCGCCATCGACTTGGTCGTGGTGCGCGAGGGCACTGAGGGGCCGTACACCGGCAACGGCGGTGCGATCCGTGTCGATACCCCGCATGAGGTGGCCACCGAGGTCAGCCTCAACACCCGATTCGGGGTGGAGCGCGTGGTGCGTAACGCATTCGAGCGTGCCGAGGCCCGTAGCAAGAACCTGACGCTGGTGCACAAGAACAACGTGCTCAAGTACGCGGGCACGTTGTGGACGCGCACGGTCAACGAAGTCGCCGCGGAGTACCCCGATGTGCAGGTTTCCTATCAGCACATCGATGCCGCGACCATCCACATGGTGACCGATCCGGGACGGTTCGACGTCATCGTCACCGACAACCTGTTCGGCGATATCATCACCGACCTGACGGCCGCCGTCACCGGTGGAATCGGTTTGGCCGCAAGCGGAAACATCGACGGCTCGGGTAAGAACCCGTCGATGTTCGAGCCCGTCCACGGCAGCGCACCCGATATCGCGGGCCAGGGGATCGCCGATCCCACCGCCGCGATCGTGTCGGTCTCGCTGCTGCTGGATCACCTGGGCGAGACCGAGGCCGCGGCCCGTGTCGAAAGGGCTGTCGAGCAGCATCTGGCCACCCGCGGTGAGGAGAAGCTGTCCACCTCGGCGACTGGCGATCGGATCGCCAGCTTCCTGTAG
- the serA gene encoding phosphoglycerate dehydrogenase, translating to MSERPVVLIADKLAPSTVEALGDGVEVRWVDGPDRPALLAAVPEADALLVRSATTVDAEVLAAGTKLKIVARAGVGLDNVDVKAATARGVLVVNAPTSNIHSAAEHAVTLLLATARQIPAADASLKAHTWKRSSFNGTEIFGKTVGVVGLGRIGQLFAQRLAAFGTHIVAYDPYVSAARAAQLGIELLTLDELLGRADFISVHLPKTPETAGLIGKEALAKTKPGVIIVNAARGGLIDEAALADAIRSGHVRGAGLDVFSTEPCTDSPLFELDQVVVTPHLGASTSEAQDRAGTDVAASVQLALAGEFVPDAVNVGGGVVSEEVAPWLEVVRKLGVLIGAVSEQLPTSLSVDVRGELASEDVAVLKLSALRGLFSSVIEDQVTFVNAPSIAEERGVSAEITTATESPNHRSVVDVRAVYADGSVINVAGTLSGPQLVQKIVQINGRNFDLRAEGVNLVINYADVPGALGKIGTVLGGAEVNIQAAQLSQDASGAAATIILRIDRTAPDAVLDEIRAAVGATTLELVDLS from the coding sequence GTGAGCGAACGTCCAGTCGTGTTGATTGCCGACAAACTTGCCCCGTCGACCGTCGAAGCACTCGGAGATGGTGTGGAGGTGCGCTGGGTCGATGGCCCTGACCGCCCCGCGCTGCTGGCCGCGGTACCCGAGGCTGATGCGCTTCTGGTGCGCTCGGCCACCACGGTTGACGCCGAGGTGCTGGCCGCCGGAACCAAGCTCAAGATCGTCGCGCGTGCCGGCGTCGGACTCGACAATGTCGACGTCAAGGCCGCCACTGCCCGTGGTGTTCTGGTGGTCAACGCCCCCACCTCGAACATCCACAGCGCGGCCGAGCACGCCGTGACCCTGCTGCTGGCCACCGCGCGGCAGATCCCGGCGGCTGACGCCTCGCTCAAGGCGCACACCTGGAAGCGCTCGTCGTTCAACGGCACCGAGATATTCGGTAAGACCGTCGGCGTCGTGGGCCTGGGCCGCATCGGGCAGTTGTTCGCGCAGCGGCTCGCCGCGTTCGGCACGCACATCGTCGCGTACGACCCCTACGTCTCGGCCGCTCGTGCTGCCCAGCTCGGTATCGAACTGCTGACACTCGACGAACTTTTGGGTCGGGCAGATTTCATTTCGGTGCACCTGCCCAAGACGCCGGAGACCGCGGGCCTGATCGGCAAGGAGGCCCTCGCCAAGACCAAGCCGGGTGTCATCATCGTCAATGCCGCGCGCGGTGGGCTCATCGACGAGGCAGCCCTGGCCGATGCCATTCGTAGTGGTCACGTCCGCGGCGCCGGCCTCGACGTGTTCTCCACCGAGCCGTGCACCGACAGCCCGCTGTTCGAACTCGACCAGGTGGTGGTGACCCCGCACCTGGGCGCCTCCACCAGCGAGGCGCAGGATCGCGCGGGCACCGACGTGGCCGCAAGCGTGCAGCTGGCCCTGGCGGGCGAGTTCGTGCCGGACGCCGTCAACGTCGGCGGGGGCGTCGTCAGCGAAGAGGTGGCGCCGTGGCTTGAGGTGGTGCGCAAGCTCGGCGTGCTCATCGGAGCCGTTTCCGAGCAGCTGCCTACCTCGTTGTCGGTTGATGTCCGCGGTGAGTTGGCTTCCGAAGATGTTGCGGTGCTGAAGCTTTCCGCGTTGCGTGGACTGTTCTCGTCGGTGATCGAGGACCAGGTGACGTTCGTGAACGCTCCGTCGATCGCCGAAGAGCGTGGCGTGAGTGCGGAGATCACCACGGCCACCGAGAGCCCGAACCACCGCAGTGTCGTCGATGTGCGCGCCGTGTATGCCGACGGCTCCGTGATCAACGTCGCCGGCACCTTGTCAGGCCCGCAACTGGTGCAAAAGATCGTCCAGATCAACGGTCGCAACTTCGATCTGCGTGCCGAGGGCGTCAACCTCGTCATCAACTACGCGGACGTGCCGGGCGCCCTGGGCAAGATCGGCACCGTGCTGGGTGGCGCCGAGGTGAACATCCAGGCCGCGCAGCTGAGCCAGGACGCCTCCGGTGCGGCAGCCACCATCATCCTGCGCATTGATCGCACTGCTCCGGATGCCGTGCTGGACGAGATCCGTGCCGCCGTCGGCGCGACGACCCTTGAGCTGGTGGATCTTTCATGA